In Streptomyces nodosus, one DNA window encodes the following:
- a CDS encoding GntR family transcriptional regulator codes for MPGNGAVTRSTLRQQIADALRDEVLAGRLQPGQEFTVKEIAEQYGVSATPVREALVDLSAQGLLDAVQHRGFEVHAYSADDYRAMLEARGLVTDGIFHRLVDGGPADAAQDDRRAALAAVRRRGEEAGRAATAGDLNILIGYDLRFWRELSALYGNPYLADFLHRLRVQSWVCVVQHLRGAGDLRGLLWSGHTELVDALTRRDPVAAAAVVASYNAHSLALLERAGTV; via the coding sequence ATGCCCGGCAATGGCGCCGTCACCCGAAGCACCCTGCGGCAGCAGATCGCGGACGCGCTCCGCGACGAGGTGCTGGCCGGCCGGCTGCAGCCGGGGCAGGAGTTCACGGTGAAGGAGATCGCCGAACAGTACGGCGTCTCGGCGACCCCCGTCCGCGAGGCCCTGGTCGACCTGTCGGCGCAGGGCCTCCTGGACGCCGTCCAGCACCGCGGCTTCGAGGTGCACGCCTACTCCGCCGACGACTACCGCGCCATGCTCGAGGCCCGGGGCCTGGTCACCGACGGGATCTTCCACCGTCTGGTCGACGGCGGTCCTGCCGACGCCGCGCAGGACGATCGCCGTGCCGCCCTCGCCGCGGTGCGCCGCCGGGGCGAGGAGGCCGGGCGTGCCGCCACGGCAGGCGATCTGAACATCCTCATCGGCTACGACCTGCGGTTCTGGCGCGAGCTGAGCGCCCTGTACGGCAATCCCTATCTCGCGGACTTCCTGCACCGGCTGCGGGTGCAGTCCTGGGTCTGTGTGGTCCAGCATCTGCGCGGGGCAGGCGATCTGAGGGGCCTGCTCTGGTCCGGGCACACCGAGCTCGTCGACGCCCTCACCCGCCGCGACCCTGTCGCCGCGGCGGCCGTCGTCGCCTCGTACAACGCACACTCCCTCGCCCTGCTGGAGCGCGCGGGCACCGTATGA